Proteins encoded together in one Mycobacterium simiae window:
- a CDS encoding glycosyltransferase produces MRVLLSTYDSRGGVEPLLALAVQLQALGAQAVLACPPDDEFAERAAGFGIPLVAFGPSVRAVTTAATRSSEEQLRTHVLGLIDAQFDTVAAAAQGCDALVSTALVWTAAGARSVADKLGIHYVYASYHPTHLPSPYHPPPEYVGRGMGTSEIDNRVMWDHNARNANALFGPTLNSRRASIGLPPVSDVRGYAYTDRPWLAADPTLGPWQRLPGFDVMQTGAWLLPDDRPLSAELEEFLDAGPPPVYLGFGSMPLWGAKEVVPMAIAAIRAQGRRVLLARGWADLAPDGDADDCFAIGEVNQQALFRRVAAVVHHGGAGTTTTAARAGVPQVVVPQGPDQVYWALRVIALGIGSACDGPTPPVGALPAALEVALADETRARADAVGRDIAADGAAVAAKLLLEAVSGEKL; encoded by the coding sequence ATGCGTGTGTTGCTGTCGACATACGATTCGCGCGGCGGTGTCGAACCACTGCTGGCGCTGGCAGTGCAGCTGCAGGCACTCGGCGCACAGGCTGTGCTGGCCTGCCCACCGGATGACGAATTTGCCGAGCGCGCAGCAGGATTCGGAATTCCGCTGGTGGCCTTCGGCCCGTCGGTGCGTGCGGTGACCACCGCGGCGACACGATCCTCGGAGGAGCAGCTGCGTACGCATGTGCTCGGCCTGATCGATGCCCAGTTCGACACGGTCGCGGCGGCAGCGCAGGGGTGTGACGCGCTGGTGTCGACCGCACTGGTGTGGACGGCGGCCGGCGCGCGGTCCGTCGCCGACAAGCTGGGCATCCACTATGTCTACGCCAGTTATCACCCGACCCACCTGCCGTCGCCGTATCACCCGCCGCCGGAGTATGTCGGCCGGGGGATGGGCACCAGCGAAATCGACAATCGGGTGATGTGGGATCACAACGCCCGCAACGCCAATGCGTTGTTTGGTCCGACGCTCAACAGCCGTCGGGCGTCGATCGGCTTGCCCCCGGTGAGCGACGTGCGCGGCTACGCCTACACCGACCGGCCGTGGCTGGCCGCCGACCCGACTCTGGGCCCGTGGCAGCGGCTGCCCGGCTTCGACGTCATGCAAACCGGCGCGTGGCTGCTGCCCGACGACCGCCCACTCTCGGCCGAATTGGAGGAGTTTCTCGACGCCGGTCCGCCGCCGGTGTACCTCGGCTTCGGCAGCATGCCGCTGTGGGGTGCCAAGGAGGTCGTGCCGATGGCGATCGCAGCCATCCGCGCTCAGGGCCGGCGGGTGCTGCTCGCCCGGGGCTGGGCGGACCTGGCGCCCGACGGCGACGCCGACGACTGCTTCGCCATTGGCGAGGTCAACCAGCAGGCGTTGTTCCGGCGGGTGGCCGCCGTCGTGCATCACGGCGGGGCGGGCACCACGACGACCGCCGCCCGGGCCGGCGTGCCGCAAGTGGTGGTGCCGCAGGGCCCCGACCAGGTGTACTGGGCGCTGCGGGTGATCGCGCTGGGGATCGGCAGCGCGTGCGACGGCCCCACCCCGCCGGTGGGGGCGCTGCCGGCCGCGCTGGAGGTGGCGCTGGCCGACGAGACCCGCGCGCGCGCCGACGCGGTGGGCCGCGACATCGCCGCCGACGGCGCGGCGGTAGCGGCGAAGCTGCTTTTGGAGGCGGTGAGCGGCGAAAAGCTTTAG